A stretch of DNA from Nitrospirota bacterium:
AGGCGTTTCTTCTCCTGTGCGGAGGCCGCCTCGGGCGCGGCCGGGGGCTGTTTCTTCACGCTCTCCGGCGGGGGCTTCTCCGGCCGGGGCGGAGGTTCTTTCCGGGGCGACCTCTCCGGCTCCGCGGCCCGGTGCGGCGCAGGCCGCGGGGCCTTCTCCGGGGTTACCAGGCTTACGGTATAGACGTGGGGAGCCAGAGAGGAGGTCCGCTCGACGAGCAGGACGGCAAGCGTGAAGAACACGATATGCAGGAGAAACGACAGAGCCACCACCCGCTGCAGGCCGGGTTCCGTCATTTGAGGTCAAGCTTCGGCTCGGTAATCATGCCGAGCTTTTCGATACCCGCTCCTTTCACCTCTCCGATGACTTCCACGACAAAACCATAGGGCACGTCACGGTCGGCCTTGAGAAAGACGTTGGGGTTCCGGGCGCTGATGGCCTCGAGCTTCGCGCGCAGCTCCGGCAGGGAAAAAGAGCGGTCGTTCAGAAAGACGGTCTTGTCCTTCCGTACGACGAGGGTGACCCGCTCCTCCGTGGGCAGGTTCTTGCCCTTGGCGTGGGGGAGGTTGACGTCGATGCCCTGCTGCAGAAGCGGCGCGGTGACCATGAAGATGACCAGCAGGACGAGCATGACGTCCACTAGGGGGGTGACGTTTATCTCGGACATCACGGAGCGGTCTCTCTGGATTTTCACGCCCTCTGCACCTCGGCCATCAGGTCAAGGATCTCCTCGGAGAAGTCCTCCATCTCGATGATGATGTGCCGTGCGCGGCTGAGATAGTAGTTGTAGGCGATGACCGCGGGAATTGCCGCCACCAGGCCCATGGCCGTGGCGATGAGGGCCTCGGCGATGCCGGGTGCCACGACGGCCAGGGAGGCCGCTCCCTGGGAGCCGATGCCCATGAAGGAGTCCATGATGCCCCAGACCGTGCCGAACAGCCCGATGAAGGGGGTGGAGCTTCCCGTGGTGGCCAGAAACCCCAGGTAGCGTTCCAGATGCACGCCCTCGGAGGCCTCGTACCTTTTCAGGACGCGGCGCGTCTCCTGCGCATCCCTGCGGCCCGCCTCTGCGAAGGTGGCCCGGAAGACGTTGGCGATGGGGCTCTGGAGATATTTCTTCGAGATGGAAAAAAGGCCCTTGGGATTCCGCGCGCTGTCGAAGGCGCGCAGGAACAGGGCGTTCTCCTGTTCCGCCCGCCTGAGCTGCAAGTGTTTCTTGAGGATGATGGCCCATGACATGACCGAGAAAAACAGAAGGACGAGAAGCACCCCTTTGACGACGGGGCCTGCCGTGAGCATAAGGTCCAGAGCGCCGCTTTCCATATGAACTTCACTTTAATAGACGGAGAGAAAAAATGTCAACGTGCGTATACTATTATGTGGAAGGAGGCGCGGGCGCCTGCCTTGTTTTCCGAGGCTAAAACTAATATAATAGGCGCAGCTTATGACATTACCGACCCAGAAGGAGGAAGACTTATGTCAACGATGGAGTTTCAAGGGAAGCAGATCGAGCTGGACGACGACGGCTACCTTGCCAACCTTGACGATTGGAGCGAGGATCTTGCCGTCGAGCTTGCCAAGGAGGACAGCATCGACCTGACCGACGCCCACTGGGAAGTGATCAACTTCCTGAGGGATTATTACCAGAAGTACCAGATTGCACCGATGATCAAGATCCTGGTCAAGGAAATCGGCAAGGTCATGGGCCCCGAGAAGGGCAACACCAAGTACCTTTACCAGCTCTACCCCGGCGGCCCGGCGAAGCAGGCCTGCCGGTACGCGGGCCTTCCGAAGCCCACGGGCTGCGTATAAGAAGGAATCCGGAGCCGGCGGGCCCCTCTGCCTTCGGGCCCGCCGACTCCTCATCTTTTTATCTTCCGACCGGGTAAATCGGGGCATCACGTGAGGGGGGAGCAGAGCCTTTTGGAGTTCAAGGAATTCCTGACAGCCAAGAAAGAGTCCATCGGCGAGGCCTGGTACCAGCGCATTGCCGGCACATACCCCGCCGATACCGCATCTTTCCTTGTGCGCAAGAAGGACCGTTTCGACAACCCCGTGGGACACGCCATCGCCCAGACGACGGGCGGCTCTCTGGACTGCCTTATCAACGGCGCCGAGAGCGCCGAGCTGCGGTCCTGCCTCCAGCCCCTGGTCAGGATTCGCGCGGTGCAGAACTTCTCCCCCTCCGAGGCCGTTTCCTTTGTTTTCCTTCTTGAGGACGCGGTGGCGGAGGTCCTGGGAGGTGCTGCCGAAGAGGCCGGAGGGGCCGTGCTGTCCGCCCTGAGGGCCGCGGTGCGGGAGATGGCTCTGCTGTGCTTCGACATCTACGCGGAGTGCCGGGAGGACATCTCCCAGGTCAAGCAGGACGAGCTGAAGCGGAACCTTTACATGCTCGTGAGGAAGGCGAAAGACTTTGGCGTGGCCGAGGTCGTGGAAGAGGGCCGCGCGCAGTGGCGTGAACGCAACGCGTAAAGCGAGGTAAGAACGAATGGGTATGTTGTTCTCACTCTTTGTGGTAATCGCCCTGGTGGTCGCGGCATACGTCATCGAGCTTGCCGGGGGGATGGCGGGGAGCGTTCTCCTTGGCGTCATCATCCCGTACGCTGCGGTGGCGGTGTTCCTGGGCGGTTTCGTCTACAAGATCTTTGACTGGGCGCGCTCTCCCGTGCCGTTCCGCATCCCCACCACGAGCGGCCAGCAGAAGTCGCTCCCCTGGATAAAGCGGAACAAGCTGGACAACCCCTCCGGCACCCTGGGCGTCATTGGCCGGATGTTCTTGGAGATATTCCTGTTCCGCTCCCTGTTCAAGAACACCAAGGCCGACCTGAGGGAGGAGGGGCCGCGGCTGGTCTACGGTTCGAGCAAGTGGCTCTGGATGGCCGGGCTGGCCTTCCACTGGTCGCTCCTTTTCATCGTGGTCCGTCATTTCCGGCTGTTCGTGGAGCCGGTGCCGGCTTTCGTCAACGCCCTGGCCGGAGCCGACGGGTTCCTGCAGCTCACCCTTCCCGACTTCTACATCACCGACGCCGTCATCCTGTTGGCCGTGACCTATCTGTTCCTGAGGAGGGTGGCGATTCCCCAGTTGAAGACCTTCTCCCTCGCGGCGGACTACTTTCCGCTCTTTCTCATCCTGGGCATCGCCGGCAGCGGGGTCCTGATGCGCTACGTCACGAAGGTCAACATCGTTGGGGTCAAGAGCCTGGTCAACGGACTCTTCACCTTCCACCCCAACATTCCGGAAGGCATCGGCTCCATCTTCTACATCCATCTCTTGCTCGTCAGTGCGCTCCTCGTGTACTTCCCCTTCAGCAAGCTGATGCACATGGGCGGGGTGTGGATGAGCCCCACGAGGAACCTGTCGAACAACAGCAGGGTGAAAAGGCATATAAACCCCTGGAACCCCGACGTGAAGTTCCATACTTATGAGGAGTACGAGGACGATTTCCGGAAGTTCATGAAGATGGTCGGGCTCCCAGTGGAAAAAGACGAAGAGGAAGAAGAGTAATGGCGAAGGTACCGAAACCACAGGAATTAGTCGACAACCTCGTCAAGACGCCGAACGTCTTGAAGGGGGACGCGCCCAAGAAAAAGTGGATGGATATGCCCGTGGAGTTCCATCCGGGCAATTTCTGCTACGCGGGGAAGAAAAAGATCGTGGAGTACCACGGCTTCCCCAACCCCCGGGACTGGTCCCCCGCCGAGGAGGACTGGAAGCTGCCGGAGGGCTGGGAGCAGACCATCCTGGAGGGCTTCCGCGACAGGCTCCGGAGGTTCCGCTCTTTCAAGCTCTTCATGGACATCTGCGTGCGGTGCGGGGCCTGCGCGGACAAGTGCCATTTCTTCCTGGGCTCCGGGGACCCCAAGAACATGCCGGTCCTCCGGGCGGAGCTCGTCAGGAGCGTGTACCGCGGGGAGTTCAAGACCGCGGGCAAGATCCTCGGGCGCATCGCGGGCGGCAGGAAGCTCACCACCGACGTGCTGAAGGAATGGTTCATGTACTTCCACCAGTGCACCGAGTGCCGCCGGTGCTCGGCCTTCTGTCCCTACGGCATCGACACCGCCGAGGTGACGATGATGGCCCGGGAGCTCATGCACCTGGTGGGGTTGAACATCAACTGGATTCTGGAGCCGGCGGCCAACTGCAACCGCACGGGCAACCACCTGGGGCTTCAGCCCCACGCCTTCGTCTCCAGCGTGGAGAGCCTCTGCGACGACATCGAGGAGGTCACCGGCGTCCGCATCGAGGT
This window harbors:
- a CDS encoding biopolymer transporter ExbD; protein product: MSEINVTPLVDVMLVLLVIFMVTAPLLQQGIDVNLPHAKGKNLPTEERVTLVVRKDKTVFLNDRSFSLPELRAKLEAISARNPNVFLKADRDVPYGFVVEVIGEVKGAGIEKLGMITEPKLDLK
- a CDS encoding RsbRD N-terminal domain-containing protein; this encodes MRGEQSLLEFKEFLTAKKESIGEAWYQRIAGTYPADTASFLVRKKDRFDNPVGHAIAQTTGGSLDCLINGAESAELRSCLQPLVRIRAVQNFSPSEAVSFVFLLEDAVAEVLGGAAEEAGGAVLSALRAAVREMALLCFDIYAECREDISQVKQDELKRNLYMLVRKAKDFGVAEVVEEGRAQWRERNA
- the tolQ gene encoding protein TolQ, translating into MESGALDLMLTAGPVVKGVLLVLLFFSVMSWAIILKKHLQLRRAEQENALFLRAFDSARNPKGLFSISKKYLQSPIANVFRATFAEAGRRDAQETRRVLKRYEASEGVHLERYLGFLATTGSSTPFIGLFGTVWGIMDSFMGIGSQGAASLAVVAPGIAEALIATAMGLVAAIPAVIAYNYYLSRARHIIIEMEDFSEEILDLMAEVQRA
- the dsrM gene encoding sulfate reduction electron transfer complex DsrMKJOP subunit DsrM, translated to MGMLFSLFVVIALVVAAYVIELAGGMAGSVLLGVIIPYAAVAVFLGGFVYKIFDWARSPVPFRIPTTSGQQKSLPWIKRNKLDNPSGTLGVIGRMFLEIFLFRSLFKNTKADLREEGPRLVYGSSKWLWMAGLAFHWSLLFIVVRHFRLFVEPVPAFVNALAGADGFLQLTLPDFYITDAVILLAVTYLFLRRVAIPQLKTFSLAADYFPLFLILGIAGSGVLMRYVTKVNIVGVKSLVNGLFTFHPNIPEGIGSIFYIHLLLVSALLVYFPFSKLMHMGGVWMSPTRNLSNNSRVKRHINPWNPDVKFHTYEEYEDDFRKFMKMVGLPVEKDEEEEE
- a CDS encoding TusE/DsrC/DsvC family sulfur relay protein; its protein translation is MSTMEFQGKQIELDDDGYLANLDDWSEDLAVELAKEDSIDLTDAHWEVINFLRDYYQKYQIAPMIKILVKEIGKVMGPEKGNTKYLYQLYPGGPAKQACRYAGLPKPTGCV